Part of the Woronichinia naegeliana WA131 genome, CGCTTTTCCACGCACTATTGGACGCACGTGAGGTTGGCTTACACTCACAATTCTGTTTTCTACTTTATTTGTCTTTTTTTCATACATTTCTAACTGTTGCTCATACACTTTTCCTATCGTTACAAGCTCTTCTTGCTCTTTTTTCGTTAGTTTTTCTAACTTTGCTCCCTCTTCTATCATTTTTTCTATATCAGACAAGTTTCTTTTTATATATCCTAGTTGTTTTTTTGTTCCTTTTCTTCTTTCTTTTTTTGACACACGACGTTTTTTTGCTATGGCTAAGTACTCTTTTCTTGCCACTTCCCTATAAGTCCTCGGCTTTTCTTTCCTTTTCTCTTTTATTTCTTCATACAGCTTATCTATTATTTTTTCTGTTTTTTCTCTGGCATCATTCAATATTCCTATATCCGTTGGATATTTTATATCTGCTGGTGTACAAGTCGCATCTAACAATAACTTTCCTTCATTTTCTTTTTTTTCTGACGCTACACCCGTCGCTTTTTTTTCTATTTCTTTATTAATTTTATTTATTAATTCCATTCCTATTTTTTTACGAAAATGAACCATCATTGACGCATTAAATGCTTCTTTGCTACTATAGCTTTCCATTCCTATAAAGTACTGTAAATAAGGGTTCTCTTTTATTTGTTCTACTGTTTCTCTGTCACTTTTTCCTGAAATTTCTTTGATAATTAATGCTCCTAATGCCATTCTAAATGATTTGGCTGGGGCTCCTTTTTTTTCTGTGAAGTTTTTTGCATATTCTTCCTCATATTCTTCCCAGGGAATCATTTTTGACATTTCTATCCAACGATTTTCTTCGTCTAACTGCCCGCCGAACAGATTTTTCAAGTTTTCTGGTGTTTCAATTGAGTACTGTTGCTTTCGGTACATCTGCTTTCTCTCTTCTTAATGCAATGGTTTTGAGGCATTCTACCCTATTTTCGTGCATTCTAGCGGTTCTTAATTCGCCTACTATTTTTCTCCGTAAAGGTTTCAGCTTTTTTCAGCAAGCCCTACTTAGGTGCCTTGGCAGAAGCGTTGCATCCGAATACCGTGTCAAAACAAAAAGAATGGTTGACTGAAAATTGTCGAGAACTCAAGCATGAAAAAGGAAAAGCAGGAGAACTGCTAAATCTGATGAAAGAAGTCAAAGAAGAAAAAAGTCATTCTAAGAATCTTACCGAGAAACTACAAGCGGCGATTACTTATTACGAGAATCATCAGCATCAAATGGATTATGCTGAATACTTAGAGAAAAAGTATCCGATTGGTTCAGGTGTTACGGAAGCAGCTTGTAAGACGTTGGTCAAACAACGATTATGTTGTTCAGGGATGCGATGGAAGGAAAAAGGAGCAGGAATTATTTTGAGCCTACGAGCTTTGGTATTGACCAAGGAACGATGGAGTCAATTTTGGGCAAAACTTGATCAATATGGGTTCCCTGTAGAACCCTGATTACAACAGCTTTTATCAACTAAAGGTCGCACCCTTTTTGAGGATACCTGTTTTGCCAATAATGGCGTTGATGTTATGATTATCCTTGCTTCTCTTTCTAAGGGGCAATACGTTTTTCCTCCTACTGAACGCTGATATACATGACGATTCACTATAACCTCACCATAAGGTGTTTGATATTCTTTCGGTTGCTCTCCCTTACTCTTCCAGATTTCTTCACCGATTTTTAAGGGTGAACCATCTGTATCTAAATATTTCAAGGCTTCTTTGCTGGCGATGCAACCTACTTCGTTTAAGCCTTTTTGAATATTTATTTCTGTATCCAACATTGAACGACTGAGTTCTAATGTTAGTTCTATTTTTATCTTTGAACCCTCTACATTAATCTGACTTTTCCCGTTAAGTGCGGATTGCAAGCTGCCAGCCTTGGCAAAGGTCATGCAACTTCAACCAACCGCGCCAAAGGACTTGGATACCGAGAGGAGTTTTACGACGATGTTCAAGATAACCACCAAGAAAAGCAACAGACTCGACAGCCCAAGCAACAGTCAAAATAGGGGGAAGTTTTTGAGAGGCGGCTGCTTTTAACACCTGAAGTTGAAGAGGATTAAGAATTTCAATCGCGAGAGCATCGGGCTGGGTACGATGAAGATAAGTAACGTGTAAAAGTTCAACAGCAATGACACTTAAAAAACCCAAAAGAGTTTTCATTCCATCAGAGGCAAGTCGATAACGCTCACTCTGACAACCAGACTTAAGGACTTTATGAAATTCTTCAACCCGCCATCGGTAGGTGTACCAACGAAGAATAGTGACAGCCATCTCAATAGTCTCAACAACTTCTGTAGTCAGAAGCATCCAAGATAAAGGAGTTTCGCCTTCGGGACAATCGATTTCTGTCGCATAAACAGCATAGACATTCAACGGGTCACGATTATCAAAACGATAGGGAGTTCGTAGATTAACTGAGCAAAATCGGACGGCAAGCTTAACCTTCCGTGCTTTTCTTTTTCCTGTACTCGGAATCTCGATTTCTTGATGAAAACGAATCGGTTCTGATTCCAAATGTTGCCAAAGTCGTTCACTATTTTTGTCTAAACTACGATTATGAGACGCTCTGACCAGCACTCCTGTATGCTTGAGTTGACGCACTGAGTCAAAGACTTCTGAAACATCTCCTTCTCTGTCAAATACATGAATTACCCTCGTTGAACTTTCTACCTGTTTCTCACAGGTGTTTAGAGCCTCTACCCATTTGTAGGATTCTTTTTCCTCAAATGGTCTTTGACGAGCTGCTTTTCTTTGTTCTTTCTGTCTTTCTTTTTTCTGCTTCGCCGTTTCATCTGTTGGGGGCTTTTCTTTTACCTCCCTATTCCACAGTTTTTGCCATAATAAACCTAATACTTGTCCTTTTTCTGGCTCAATTGCTAAAGCACTATGCAGTATTAATCCATTCCCTCCTTTTCCAGTCGGCCCATACCCTTCCCTTTTTTCCTTGATATTGCGATAATCTAAGAAGGTCGTATCTCCGACTGATAGCATTATCTTATATTCTTCTACGGCGGCAGTTGTCATTTCACAGTGCGGCTCTATTATCTTGACAAAGTCTGTTTTCGGATTCCCAAAAATTCATAGGCCCTCTTTAACTCGTTTCCTCCCTTAAACACTTCTGATAAGGCTTTTCCAAACCCCTCACTTAACTTTTTCCCAATCGAGAAGGCACGATTGTTTAGCCTCTCGTCTCCCAATTCACAACTGGCAAAGTTTTTTGTCCACCATTCCAACATTTTTTGACCTGCCCTTTAAGATTTTCTCCATTTTACAGTCTCATACTCCCTTCATCCTTTGTTTTTGAAATTTGAACGATAAGCGGGATGATGGCTTCAGAATATTTTTTTCCTGTCAAGAGAATCATTACTCAAACCCTTGCCAGATAAAGCCTCTAGAAGTTTGCATTGCTGGATTTTGGACTTAACGGGAAAAGTCAGCTACATTAATTAGTCTTGCTGTCATCATTGTTTCCTCTTTGTCACTTTTCATCTCATGTTAACACTTTTCTTTTCCTTCATCAACTAAAGGTCACACCCCTTCCAGTAATCTTCCTACCTGTCGAGGAGATATACTTTCCACTATTCCTTGCTTTACCAATTCCTCGGCTAATTCTCGTCCTGTCCAGTGACTGAGCGGACGAGCATAATCCCTTGGGTCATCACAGGCTAATTTGAACAACTGCAATATTTGTTCGCGTTTAAACTTGGCTGGTGCTCCACTACGCTCAGCATCTTTTATTCTTTATGTTATTTCTATTCCCTTTGCCTGCCCTGCTATCCATCTTTCTCTCCATTGACTTGCCATTTTTCGGCTGATTTTTAATTTTCTAGCAATTTCTCGATTATTTTCTCCCTCATCGGGAGCATCTCACCTTTGCAATAAGTAGAAATACTTAACGAGGTAAATGAAAGAGTCAAAAAAGGTAATCATTTAAATAGGAACAGCGATGACGAAGGACTTGTGGTACATTGTCAGAATTCCAACTCGCACCAGTAATTTTAAGACGATGACCAATTTGTTTAACTTGAGATTCGACAGAGCCAGAGCCAATGGAAATGCCCTCTGCCTGCAAATAACCATAATTGACAATCCGATGTTTATGCTTGTTTAAATAAATGATAAAATTCTCAGCTTGAGGCTCTGACCATCCCTCAAAACAGGAGATAGCGGCATCCACTTCACCCGTCCAAAGAAAAGACTTGACCTCCTCAATTCGCTGGAATGACCCCCCAACTTTATAGAGGTTTTCAATTAAGTGATACCAGTCCAAAATTTCAATTCGCTCATGTTTCTGTCCTATCTCACGAAATAAGTTCCAGATACCATCATGTCCATCTCCCAAACAAATTAAAGGCTTAGCCAAAATTTGAGAATTAACCAAGTCTAATAAAGCCGAGTTATCTTGAAAAAAGGCAGCTACCCCCAATTGATGAAAACTGACTCCTTTATAATCACGCCAAATTAAGGGTTCTCCCTTGGGAGTTCTGAGTCGTACCTTCCCACCATCTATGCTAATTTCTTCGACTTCTGTGTTAGAGGGTAATTCTTCAAAATGATAGCGATGTACAAGGCGTTGTTGCGTACTGTGAGAAACAGCAATTCCCGTCAATGATTGGATTTTCTTAGCTGCTTTTTCATAAGACTCATCGCCACTCAGTAGCAAACAGTTCTTCTCTAACATTGGACTCATCTGAGTTCGAGGCTTTAGTTCTAATTTCTTCGCTTGTTTTTCTGTAATGGGCAATTCCCCCAAAATACTTTGGCTCTTCCCCCAACTGTGTGGAAAGTGTATAATAGGGCTTGCTGAAAAAGTCAAAAAACGAAAGAAATGTGGGTTAGGGAAGTATGGACTGAAAAAGCATAGATAACTTATCCTTATGGAAACAAATCAAAATACAGATTTTGTTTAATCTATTGTTCCTTTCTGTCTAAAAAGGTCAACACAAATCACTCCTCACAAAAGAGAGGAAAATTAACACCATTTTTCACAAGAAAAACGACTCTACAACTTTTTACTTTTTGTCTTCTGAAGTAGAGTAGAAAGATTCATTACCAAAAAGTTCATCGCAATTACCGTTTCCGAGGTCTCAGGTAGTTTGGCCATCACTCGACCAAGACTAAATTTCCTCTTTCCCTGTCCGAATTTACCCTCAATGGCATTACGCACTCTTTCATCTGAGCGTGCCTCTTTCTTTTTTTCTTTGCTCACCTCTTTCGGCGGTCTTCCCAATCGGGGACCACTCATTCTTATATCCCTTTCTTTACAATAAGCTCGATTCGCTTTTGTTCGATAGATTTTATCCACATGAACCGATTCCGGATAACATCCTGTTTCCCTTTTATATTCTTCTATTCGCGCTTGTAAATCTCCCGATTCGTTGTAATTATCCCAACTTAATTTGTCTAAGAAGACAAAGCCATTCACATTACTTGCCGATATTTTAGCTCCAAACTCTACTGCTTTTCCCGCTTTTCCACGCACTATTGGACGCACGTGAGGTTGGCTTACACTCACAATTCTGTTTTCTACTTTATTTGTCTTTTTTTCATACATTTCTAACTGTTGCTCATACACTTTTCCTATCGTTACAAGCTCTTCTTGCTCTTTTTTCGTTAGTTTTTCTAACTTTGCTCCCTCTTCTATCATTTTTTCTATATCAGACAAGTTTCTTTTTATATATCCTAGTTGTTTTTTTGTTCCTTTTCTTCTTTCTTTTTTTGACACACGACGTTTTTTTGCTATGGCTAAGTACTCTTTTCTTGCCACTTCCCTATAAGTCCTCGGCTTTTCTTTCCTTTTCTCTTTTATTTCTTCATACAGCTTATCTATTATTTTTTCTGTTTTTTCTCTGGCATCATTCAATATTCCTATATCCGTTGGATATTTTATATCTGCTGGTGTACAAGTCGCATCTAACAATAACTTTCCTTCATTTTCTTTTTTTTCTGATGCTACACCCGTCGCTTTTTTCTATTTCTTTATTAATTTTATTTATTAATTCCATTCCTATTTTTTTACGAAAATGAACCATCATTGACGCATTAAATGCTTCTTTGCTACTATAGCTTTCCATTCCTATAAAGTACTGTAAATAAGGGTTCTCTTTTATTTGTTCTACTGTTTCTCTGTCACTTTTTCCTGAAATTTCTTTGATAATTAATGCTCCTAATGCCATTCTAAATGATTTGGCTGGGGCTCCTTTTTTTTCTGTGAAGTTTTTTGCATATTCTTCCTCATATTCTTCCCAAAGAATCATTTTTGACATTTCTATCCAACGATTTTCTTCGTCTAACTGCCCGCCGAACAGATTTTTCAAGTTTTCTGGTGTTTCAATTGAGTACTGTTGCTTTCGGTACATCTGCTTTCTCTCTTCTTAATGCAATGGTTTTGAGGCATTCTACCCTATTT contains:
- a CDS encoding IS4 family transposase, translated to MTTAAVEEYKIMLSVGDTTFLDYRNIKEKREGYGPTGKGGNGLILHSALAIEPEKGQVLGLLWQKLWNREVKEKPPTDETAKQKKERQKEQRKAARQRPFEEKESYKWVEALNTCEKQVESSTRVIHVFDREGDVSEVFDSVRQLKHTGVLVRASHNRSLDKNSERLWQHLESEPIRFHQEIEIPSTGKRKARKVKLAVRFCSVNLRTPYRFDNRDPLNVYAVYATEIDCPEGETPLSWMLLTTEVVETIEMAVTILRWYTYRWRVEEFHKVLKSGCQSERYRLASDGMKTLLGFLSVIAVELLHVTYLHRTQPDALAIEILNPLQLQVLKAAASQKLPPILTVAWAVESVAFLGGYLEHRRKTPLGIQVLWRGWLKLHDLCQGWQLAIRT
- a CDS encoding transposase, with the translated sequence MLEWWTKNFASCELGDERLNNRAFSIGKKLSEGFGKALSEVFKGGNELKRAYEFLGIRKQTLSR